The proteins below come from a single Campylobacter sp. CCUG 57310 genomic window:
- a CDS encoding aryl-sulfate sulfotransferase: protein MKARNLLSSIVVAGLLVGGLTTSSLAIGGPSGPKNDYQQQGKLGVVKMNPYGYAPLTAIITNGGYVLSDVKVTIVPKPGGQTISYKVDNQTVKTYGGIPVFGLYPSYKNTVEVTYTKSAMGFKDETITEKYQVTTGGIGLTPSGLTMQTGVPFEKVTVVKADKEFADRLYLINNVPGKAPGRSSQAVWNNPAGGALEWNDASNSFIVDTKGEVRWYFDSDKLLDFGNIYRTGIQMGFRQDNDGALAWGFGQRYVKYDLMGRQIFDRQLPLAYNDFSHSLNNAQNGNYLLRVGSSNTKRPDGKNVRTVRDTIVEVDKDGYVVDDWRLYEIMDPYRADAIMVLDQGAVCLNVDASQAGHTIGADELAKLDENNQFGDIAGTGIGRNWAHVNSVDYDPNDDSIVVSSRHQNAMVKIGRDKKIKWIVGPHKGWGEKFKKYLLQPVDSKGNKIVCEDEYSKCPGYTNEKGGFDWTWTQHTAFIIDSKTNKDILYLAAFDNGDSRGMEQPALASMKYSRGVVYKIDQNKMTIEQVWEYGKQRGGDWFSAVTSLTEYHDDKDSLLVYSATAGMQFDLSKGVPVGEPAPELLEFKWGSTEPGLQMKFEGTGIGYQAIPIHLDKAFDRKVKSKK, encoded by the coding sequence ATGAAGGCTAGAAATTTACTTTCATCAATTGTTGTGGCAGGGCTACTAGTCGGAGGCTTAACTACTTCTTCTCTTGCTATAGGCGGTCCAAGCGGTCCAAAGAATGATTATCAACAACAAGGCAAGCTTGGAGTTGTTAAGATGAATCCTTACGGATATGCACCTTTAACAGCTATCATTACTAACGGCGGCTATGTTTTATCAGACGTTAAAGTAACTATCGTTCCAAAACCGGGAGGTCAAACTATCAGCTATAAGGTAGATAACCAAACGGTAAAAACTTACGGCGGTATCCCGGTTTTTGGACTATATCCGTCTTATAAGAATACGGTTGAAGTTACTTATACTAAATCAGCCATGGGCTTTAAGGATGAAACCATTACCGAAAAGTATCAAGTAACGACAGGTGGCATAGGACTTACTCCGTCAGGACTTACTATGCAAACTGGAGTTCCTTTTGAAAAAGTAACCGTTGTAAAAGCCGATAAGGAATTTGCAGATAGATTATATCTTATAAACAACGTTCCGGGAAAAGCTCCGGGCAGAAGCTCTCAAGCCGTTTGGAATAACCCTGCGGGCGGCGCTTTGGAGTGGAATGACGCTTCAAATTCATTTATAGTAGATACAAAAGGCGAGGTTAGATGGTATTTTGACTCAGACAAGCTTTTGGATTTTGGCAATATCTATAGAACCGGTATTCAAATGGGATTTAGGCAAGATAATGACGGAGCTCTTGCTTGGGGCTTTGGACAAAGATATGTTAAATACGATTTGATGGGAAGACAAATTTTTGATCGCCAGCTTCCGCTTGCTTATAACGACTTCTCTCACTCTTTAAATAACGCACAAAACGGCAACTACCTATTAAGAGTCGGCTCATCTAACACAAAACGCCCTGACGGCAAAAACGTTAGAACCGTTAGAGATACGATAGTAGAGGTTGATAAAGACGGATATGTCGTAGACGATTGGAGACTTTATGAGATCATGGATCCTTATAGAGCCGATGCTATCATGGTTCTTGACCAAGGAGCCGTTTGCTTAAACGTAGATGCTTCTCAAGCCGGACATACTATAGGAGCTGACGAGCTAGCTAAACTTGATGAAAATAATCAATTTGGGGATATAGCAGGAACGGGAATAGGCAGAAACTGGGCTCACGTAAATAGCGTTGATTATGATCCAAATGATGATTCTATAGTAGTTTCCAGCCGCCACCAAAATGCGATGGTAAAAATCGGACGCGATAAGAAAATCAAATGGATAGTCGGCCCTCACAAAGGTTGGGGTGAGAAATTTAAAAAATACCTATTGCAACCTGTCGATAGCAAAGGAAACAAAATCGTTTGCGAGGACGAGTATAGCAAATGCCCTGGATACACAAACGAAAAAGGCGGATTTGACTGGACTTGGACACAACATACGGCGTTTATTATCGATTCAAAAACAAATAAAGACATCCTTTATCTAGCCGCTTTTGATAACGGAGATAGCCGCGGCATGGAACAACCTGCTCTTGCTAGTATGAAGTATTCACGCGGTGTTGTTTATAAGATAGATCAAAACAAAATGACCATAGAGCAAGTTTGGGAATACGGCAAACAAAGAGGCGGAGATTGGTTTAGTGCGGTTACGAGCCTTACTGAATACCATGACGATAAAGACTCATTGCTAGTTTATTCTGCAACGGCGGGCATGCAGTTTGACTTGTCAAAAGGCGTTCCTGTAGGAGAACCTGCTCCTGAGTTGCTTGAGTTTAAGTGGGGGTCTACCGAGCCTGGTCTTCAAATGAAATTTGAAGGAACAGGCATAGGATATCAAGCCATACCTATACATCTTGATAAGGCATTTGACCGCAAAGTTAAAAGCAAAAAATAA
- a CDS encoding aryl-sulfate sulfotransferase: MKTKYLISSAIVASLLIVTNALALGGPSGPVSYKAPGKLGAVLVNPYKMAPLTAIIYNGGYNLKDVEVVVKGKGEKGIDIKYSVSDKDVLTHGGIPVWGLYADHVNNVEVSYKRNGEAMSETYKIHAPAIFMNTSGTGQQTSLPKANIVKMDEKFKDRLYLINHLIRNSLPNAGQTLWNYPEGGALPWDLEAMNWIIDTNGDIRWYMKSDVIRDPDNLYRKGNIMGFQQTKDGYMLFGMGQRYIKIDLMGRIVFDRVLPNSYIDFSHHIEQTAKGTYLMRVASANQKRADGKNVRSVRDVIIELDQDGKVIDEWKIYEILDPYRDVGILALDQGAVCLNVDADKAGTTTNKEELEDPNAPWGDIPGVGIGRNWAHINSVNYDATDDSIILSIRHQSAVVKIGRDKEVKWILASKNGWNEKLAKKLLTPVDKNGKALDCDDNGRCENTDFDFSWTSHTAYKINEKSKPEKFMLSVFDNGDARHNEQPAFATEKYSRAVEYEIDEKNMTVKQVWQYGKERGFDWYSPITSVVEYQPQYDSMFIYSAVAGLAKQLLKMGKTEPILNEVKYGTQDVKVEIKFTEMGAATIGYRALPIDLQKAFK; encoded by the coding sequence ATGAAAACAAAATATTTGATTTCATCAGCAATAGTTGCAAGCTTGCTTATAGTGACAAATGCTCTTGCATTAGGTGGACCTAGCGGTCCTGTTAGCTATAAGGCACCGGGAAAGCTTGGTGCGGTTCTTGTGAACCCTTATAAAATGGCTCCTCTTACTGCTATCATTTATAACGGCGGGTACAACTTAAAGGATGTCGAAGTTGTCGTAAAAGGAAAGGGTGAAAAAGGTATAGATATAAAATATTCAGTATCAGACAAGGATGTTTTAACGCACGGAGGTATTCCTGTTTGGGGACTATATGCTGATCATGTAAATAACGTTGAAGTTAGCTACAAAAGAAATGGCGAAGCTATGAGCGAAACATATAAAATTCACGCTCCTGCTATATTTATGAATACAAGCGGCACGGGACAGCAGACTTCTTTGCCAAAAGCAAATATTGTAAAAATGGATGAGAAATTTAAAGATAGACTCTATCTTATAAATCACCTGATTAGAAATTCGTTACCAAATGCAGGACAAACATTATGGAATTACCCTGAAGGAGGTGCTTTACCTTGGGATCTTGAAGCCATGAACTGGATTATAGATACAAATGGCGATATAAGATGGTACATGAAGTCTGACGTTATACGCGATCCGGATAATTTATACCGCAAGGGTAATATTATGGGCTTTCAGCAAACCAAAGACGGTTATATGCTTTTTGGCATGGGGCAAAGATATATTAAAATCGATCTAATGGGGCGGATAGTATTTGATAGAGTATTGCCAAATTCTTATATAGATTTCTCTCACCATATAGAGCAAACCGCAAAAGGCACATATCTAATGCGGGTCGCAAGTGCTAATCAAAAAAGAGCAGATGGCAAAAATGTCCGATCTGTTCGTGATGTTATCATAGAACTTGATCAGGACGGAAAAGTTATAGATGAATGGAAAATTTATGAGATCTTAGATCCTTATAGAGATGTGGGTATCTTGGCGCTTGATCAGGGTGCGGTATGTTTAAATGTTGATGCAGATAAAGCCGGAACAACTACAAATAAAGAAGAACTTGAAGATCCGAATGCCCCTTGGGGAGATATACCAGGAGTTGGTATAGGTAGAAATTGGGCTCATATAAATTCAGTAAATTATGATGCTACAGACGATAGTATCATCCTTTCTATCCGTCATCAAAGTGCTGTCGTAAAAATAGGTAGAGATAAAGAGGTCAAGTGGATACTTGCTTCAAAAAATGGTTGGAATGAAAAACTAGCCAAAAAGTTATTAACTCCTGTTGATAAGAACGGCAAAGCTCTTGATTGTGATGATAATGGAAGATGCGAAAATACCGATTTTGACTTCTCTTGGACTTCTCATACTGCTTATAAAATAAACGAAAAGAGTAAGCCTGAAAAATTTATGCTAAGCGTATTTGATAATGGTGATGCTAGGCATAATGAACAGCCTGCATTTGCCACCGAAAAATACAGTCGTGCCGTTGAATATGAAATAGACGAGAAAAATATGACTGTTAAGCAGGTTTGGCAATACGGTAAAGAGCGCGGATTTGACTGGTATAGCCCTATAACTTCTGTTGTGGAGTATCAGCCGCAGTATGATTCGATGTTTATCTACTCTGCTGTTGCAGGTCTAGCTAAACAACTTCTTAAAATGGGTAAAACCGAACCTATTTTAAATGAAGTAAAATATGGTACTCAGGATGTTAAAGTGGAGATTAAATTTACCGAGATGGGTGCTGCCACTATAGGCTACCGAGCGCTTCCTATCGATCTGCAAAAAGCTTTTAAATAA